CTACGGGAACGAGGCCGCCGTCGGCGACGGGATCGCCGCGGCCGACGTCGACCGGGAGGACGTCTTCCTCGCGACGAAGGTCTGGATCACGAACCTCGCCTACGACGACGTGCTCTCGACGGTCGAGGAGAGTCTCGACGACCTGGGTGTCGAGAGCGTCGATCTGCTCTACGTCCACTGGCCCGCGAACACGTACGATCCCGAGTCGACGCTGGCCGCGTTCGACGAACTCCACGACCGCGGCGCGATCGATCGGGTGGGCGTCTCGAACTTCGAACCCAACCACGTCGAGACGGCGATGGACCACCTGGATGCCCCGGTGTTCGCGAACCAGGTCGAGATGCATCCGTTCCTCCAGCAAGAGGAACTCCGCGCGCACGCCGACGAACACGGCTACGAAATGGTCGCTTACTCGCCGCTGGCCCGCGGGGAGGTGTTCGGCCACGACGTACTCGCCGACATCGCAGCCGCTCACGACGCCAGCGAGGCCCAGGTCAGCCTCGCCTGGCTCCGCGAGAAGGGCGTGACCGCGATCCCGAAAGCCACGGGTCGGGACCACATCGTGGACAACTTCGGGAGCCTCGGGCTGACGTTGACCGACGCGGAGATCGACCGGATCGACGACATCGAGGTGACCGACCGGCGGATCAACCCGGATTTCAGCCCGGACGCCTGGAACTAAAACCGGAACGAACCGACCGTCTGTCGGCCGTCTAACCGGAGACGCGGGGCCTCAAAACTTTAACCACGGTGGAGCGAAACCACCGCGTATGTCCGTCGGGAGTCAGGGGGTCGTCGGGGGCATCCGTATCGATCTGAAACGGTTACACGAGACGTGGATGGAGCTGCTCTACCCGCGACAGCGCGACGCTGGCGATACGGTGCTCGGTACCTGGACCCCCGATTCGCAGTTCGGGATGGTGTTGTACCGGCTCTGGTCGGGACTGGGTGTCCCGGTCATCGCACTGGTGTATCCGCTGGTGCTGTTCGGCGTCGTCGTCCGCTATCAGGCCCGGCGGATCGACGGGACCGCGACCCGCATCGGCCTCGTCGGCGTCGTCCTCCTCTCGGTCCTCGCCTGGGGCGGGTTGACGGCGTTGGCCCGGTTCCAGTTCGAACTCTCGGCCGGCGAACTGGCTGCCGTCGCGGCTGCCGGCGGTGTGGCGACCGTCTCGGCCGCGCTCGCCGTGGGTACCCGCTCGGTCGGTGGTCGAGTGACGACGGTCCTGTTCTCCTACCCGTTCGCGGTGACGGCTATCTTTCTTCCGCCGGTCGTCGCGGCGCTGTACTCGACGGCCGCCCCACAGGTCGCACTCTCTGCCAGTGATACGCTCTCGCGGTGGCTCCTGTTCGACGTGCTGGGTCGGCAACACACAGTCTCGCAGTTCTTCATCGAGAACTTCGAGCGCCAGGGCCTGGCCTACGTCCTCATCTGGCTGGGTATCTCGGTCCCGCTGGGGTGGCTACTGGGACTGTTGGTGACGCTCGCGGATCTGGTCCGACCGAAGGACTGAACCCGAACAGGGGACCGACCACGACAGTTACGGGTCTGTGGACCTAACCGCCGCCTGTCATGCAATTCGACTTCACGCGCTCGGTGGTTCCACTCGTCGTGATCGTCGCCGTCGCGACTGTCGCTCTCACGACCGTGATGACCCCCACAACAGTCTTTATGATGGTCCTGCCCTCGATGATCGTCTTCTCGGTCGTCGCGTTCTTCCTCGGGATGAAAAACGGCGAGTTCCGCGCTTCACACTGAGACGTCGGCGGGCCGAATCACGCGTTCTTCCGGGACCGACTCGTCGACAGCGACGGCCACGTCCGCGACCTCGTCGCTGTCCCGCCCCAGCATGACCGTTCCGCCGGCCCGCATCGGCGCGAGCACGCCGGCGACGAGCGCGCCCGCGGTCGTGATCGGCGCCCGCAGCGCGACCGTCGTCCCCTCGTCGATGTCGGAGTCGGCCGCGACGCGTTCGCTGGCCGCGAGCAACGCTCCGTGGGTGTAGGTCTCGTCGGCTGCCAGCACCGGATCGTCGGGGGCTAACTCGGCTGGCGGGGCCAACGGGTTCTCGCTCCACAACTCCCGCTCGAACTGGGCGACTGTCGGGTCGTCGCTGGGGCCGCCGTACGCCAGCGCCTTCGTTCCCGGGCCGAGTTCGTAGCGGTCGAGCCACGCCGCCGGTGCGACGAGCGCGGTCGCGTCGACGGCACCGGGCGGGTCCACGTCGACGACGGCACCGTCCAGCGCCGCGGCGAGAAACGCCAACACGGCGTCGGGGGCCTCCCGGAGATAGCCGGGTTCGTCCCCCTCGGTCGGGTTCTTGGGTCCCACGACGACGGCCACCCGCATCCCCTCGCGGACACCGTAGTGGCGAAGGAGGTTCCCGCCCTTCCAGACGTTCGTCCCGAAGTCGGTGTAGCTGTAGGGAGCACTCCGCTCGGGAGCAGTGAACAGGACGCCCTCGCGTTCGCGGGCCGCGGCGACGAGGTCTCCGAGTGTCTGCATGGATTCGGGTAGGAACCGCTCGGCCAAAAACCGGCCGGAAACCGCAACGCCGATAGGACAGCCCCGATCCGTTCCGCTATGGACGAACAGGACCGAGTCGCCGCCTTCGTCGACGACCACGACCTCTCGGCACCGCCAGCTTACCGACTGCTCGATCTGGCCTCGGAACTGGGCGAGGTCGCCAAGGAACTCAACGAGTCGACGGCCTACGGGAGCGACCCCGGACGCGCGACCGCCGCCGAAGACGAACTCGGGGACACGCTGTTCGCGCTGCTTGCGCTGTGTTCGGAACTGGACGTCGACGCCGGCGAGGCGTTGGAGACGGCGCTGGCGAAATACGAATCGCGCCTCGACGACGCGGAGACGCCGGCCAGCGGAGAGTAACCGAGACAGGACCTGACCTGCCAGAGCGCTACAGTGAGTTCTTCAGTTTCTCGAAGAACCCTTCCTCGACCTCGACCTCCTCGCCGCCGGCCTCGGCGAACTGTTCGAGGGCCTCCCTCTGTTCGCCGTTGAGCGAATCCGGGGTGACGACCTGGACCTGGACGTAGAGGTCACCCTGGCCCCGTCGGCGCAGACGGGGCATCCCCTTGCCCTCCAGACGGAACACCTCGCCGCTCTGGGTCCCGCTGGGAACGTCGACCTCGACCTCGCCGTCCAGCGTCGGCACCGTGATCGTGTCCCCGAAGACAGCCTGGGGGAACGAGATCGGGTGTTGATACGAGAGGTCGTCGCCATCGCGTTCGAAGTCGGGGTGGTCGCGGACGGTGACCTCGATGAGCAGATCGCCGTTGGGACCGCCGCGTTCGCCCGGCGCGCCCTCTCGTTCCATCCGCATCGTCTGGCCGTCGGCGATCCCTGCCGGGATCTCGACTTCCAGACTGGCCTCGTTGTTGACGACGCCGTTGCCGCCACAGGTCGAACACGTCTCGTCGTACAGCGTGCCGTCGCCCTCACAGCGCCGGCAGGTCGCCGTCTGCTGGACCCGTCCCATCGGGGTCTGCTGGACGCGCGTGGTCTGGCCCTGGCCGTTACACTCCGGACAGGTCTCCGAGTCAGTCCCTGGGGGGTGTCCGTTCCCGTTGCAGTCCTCACACTGCTCGGGCCGGGTGACGGTCAGTTGCTTCGTCGCGCCCTCGTAGGCCTCTTCGAGGTCGATCTCCATGCGCGTCTGGAGGTCCTGGCCCTGGCGCGGGCGGTTCCCGCCGCCGCGGCCGCCACCGCCGCCGAAGAACTGATCGAAGATGTCCTGCATGTCGAAGCCGCCGGCACCGCCGAACGGGTCCCCGCCCATCCCGCCGCGGCCGCCGGCCCCACCGGCGCCGCCGGCACCGCCGCGCTTTTCGGCCTGCTCGAAGCGTTCGTGACCCATCTGGTCGTACATCTGGCGTTTCTCCTCGTCGGTCAGGACCTCCTTTGCCTTCTTGGCCTGCTTGAACTTCTCCTCGGCGTTGGGGTCGTCGCTGACATCCGGATGGTACTCTCTGGCTTTCTCCCGATACGCCTCCTTGATCTCGTCTTCAGAGGCGTCCTGCGAGACGCCCAGTATCTCGTAGAAGTCCTGGCTCATTCGTTGTTGTGGGATATACGGTTGACGTACTTGAAAAGAACGGGTCCGGGACGGACCGTCTACCCCGTTCTGACTCGGAACTCGTCGAACGCCGCGGCGACGTCCGGACCGGTTGTCGTCGTCTTCGTCCGCAACTGGAGTTGAACGGGCCGGTCCGTCCAGTCGGCCGTCGTCTCGTACGTCCCGGTCGCGCCGTCGACGGTCGCAGTCACCACCTCCGCCGACACGGACAGAGTTAGCGACGACCAGTCGGTCCCGACCGTCCGGGGGAGGGACGTCCACCCGGTCACTGACCCGCTCTCTCCGACCCACTCCTGTATCTTGACGGCGTTTCCCGACTGCATCGGTCCGACCGCGACCTTCGCGAAGGAGTCGGGATCGACCAACGCCAGGCTAAAACTCGCTCCGCCACCGCCTTCGATGACGTACCGGCCAGCCACTGACGCCGATACCTCCCCGCAGAACCGCGCCCGCGACCGGAGTACCGACTCGAAGTCACTACTCCGTGCGCGTAGCAAGACGCCGTAGTCGCCGGAACGGGCCTGTTCCGTCGTCCGTTCGACGCTGTATCCGGACGACTGGAACCGATCGTCGAGGGGCCGCTCGAAGCCCGATTCGAACGCGGACAGACAGCCGCCCGATCCCGTGGTCCCCGCCCCTCCGCCGTCGGTCGGCGCGGGAGTCACGGGTGTCCCCTGTGGGGCCGGTGTCGGGGTCCGGCCTACCGAGTCCGGCGTGTCGCCCAGCGGCCAGTCGAACTCTACGTCGCTTCTCGGGTTCGAGACGGACTCGGCGACCCCGGCGAGGGCAAGCCCGCCGATACCCGCCAACACCGCACGTCTCGTCCGTTCGCCCCCGACCATACCGGCCCGTCTCGACCCAGTCACCTAAGTGTCACGTCGCCTCCTGGGACCGCGGGGCTTATTTCGGAGCCTGCGGAGTACCGAACGATGACACGGCGACCGTCGGCTGACCGGGGTGGGATCACTGCTGAGCGGCTGGCCATCTGGACGCTGGCGGGACTGGCCATCGCTGGCCTCGCCGTATTGGCCGTCGGTCCCGGCGCCGACCTCCGGACCTCGGCGCCCGATATCACCGTCGAAACCGCGTTCGACGCCGAGTCCGGATCGGTGACGCTCACTCACGCCGGCGGCGACCGGTTGACCGGGACCAGTACCCACAGGCTCGCTGTCGTCGTGGCTGACGCCGACAGAAACGCCACGACGACCGTGGTCTGGGCCGACGACTCCCAGCTACCGGTCGAACAAGGGGATTCGTTCACCGTCGACGACCCACGTGTCGACAGCGACGGGGACGGTGACTACCTCGACGGTGACGCCTCTGTCGGATTCTACCTCGAAGCCGGTGACACTGTCGCCGTAGTCTGGACCGGTCGGCCACTCGGTGCTCCCGACGCGCGATCCGTCACCGTCGGCGAGGTGACGCTGACCGACGACGGCTGACCCCCCGTCAGCTCACTGGAGTGGAATCAGCGACCCTCTCTCCCGGCGTATCGTCGACCCGCGCATGTCCAGCCGAACGCTGCCGGCATGTCTCCCGCTAACCGATCCGGTATCCGCCGGCTATCGGAGCAGCCTCCGCTTTCGGCTCGGCTCCTCGGCAGGTTCGGCTTCGCGAACAGAACGACGGCGAGAACGAACAGCACTGCGTCCGATGGGCTGTTGCACCGGACGACGGGGAGTGTCAGTTACTCCTCGTCGTCTTCGTCGACGTCCTCGAAGTCGGCGTCGACGTACTCCTCGCCCTGGCCGGCCGCACCGCCTGCTGCACCGCCAGGACCCGCGCCGCCGGGACCGGCAGCGCCGCCCGGCCCTGCCCCAGCGGCACCGCCTGCCGCACCGCCGGCGGCCTGCTGGGCCTGGCCTTCGTACATCTGCTTGCCGATCTCCTGGAGTTCCTCGGAGAGTTCCTCGGTGACCTCCTCGTAGTCCTCCTTCGTGGCGTCCTCGTCTTCGAGGACCTCCTGGACGTCCTCGATCTTCTCCTCGATGTCGCTCTGGAGGTCCTCGTCGATCTCTTCCTCGTTCTCCTCGATGAGGGTCTCGGCGCGGCGGATCGACGCCTCGGCTTCGTTGCGGGCCTCGATGCGCTCGCGGCGCTGCTGGTCCTCTTCCTGGTGCTCTTCGGCTTCTTCCTGCATCTCTTCGATCTGCTCGTCCGAGAGGCCGGCACCGCCTTCGATGGTGATGTCCTCGCGGTTGCCCGAGCCCTTGTCCTCGGCTTCGACGTTGACGATGCCGTTCTCGTCGATGTTGAACGTCACTTCGATCTGCGGGGTGCCGGCGGGGGCCGGCGGGATGCCCTGCAGCGAGAACGCGCCGAGCAGTTCGTTCTCCTCGGCGATCTCACGTTCGCCCTGGAAGACGCGGATCTGGACCTGCGTCTGGTTGTCCTGGGCGGTCGTGAAGATCTTGGACTCCTCGGTCGGGATCGTCGTGTTCTTGTCGATGAGTCGCTCGAAGAGGCCACCCTTGACCTCGACACCGAGCGAGAGCGGCGTCACGTCGAGCAGGACGATATCGTCGACGTCGCCCGAGAGGACACCACCCTGGATCGCCGCGCCCAGCGAGACGGCCTCGTCCGGGTTGACGTTCTTCTTCGGGGACTGGCCGGTCATCTCCTCGACTTTCTCCTGGACCTGTGGCATCCGGGTGGAGCCACCGACGAGGATGACCTCGTCGATGTCGCCCTTGTCGTAGCCGGCGTCGGAAAGCGCCTGCTCCGTCGGGCCGACGGTCCGCTGGATGAGGTCCTCGGTCAGGGACTCGAACTTCGCACGGCTGAGCTTGCTCTCCAGGTCGAGCGGGCCGTCGTCGGTCGTCGCGATGAACGGCTCGTTGATCCGGGTCTCCTTGCGCGAGGAGAGTTCGATCTTGGCCTCCTCGGCGGCCTCGGTCAGCCGCTGGAGGGCCTGACGGTCCTCACGGAGGTCGATCCCGTGTTCGTCTTCGAACTCGTCGGCCAGGTAGTCGATGATCGCCTCGTCCCAGTCGTCGCCGCCGAGGCTGTTGTCCCCGTTCGTGGCGACGACCTCGTAGACGCCGCCGCCGAGATCGAGGATAGAGACGTCGAAGGTCCCCCCACCGAGGTCGTAGACCAGCACCGTCTGGTCTGACTCGTCGTCGAGCCCGTAGGCCATCGCCGCGGCCGTGGGCTCGTTGACGATGCGCTCGACCTCGAAGCCGGCGATCTCGCCGGCGTCCTTGGTCGCCTGCCGCTGTCGATCGTTGAAGTAGGCGGGGACCGTGATGACCGCCTTCTCGATCTCGTCGCCGAGATACTCCTCGGCGTCCCGTTTGATCTTCTGGAGGATCATCGCCGAGACCTGCTCGGGCGTGTACTCCTCGCCGTCGAGCGTGACCGTGTAGTCGTCCTCGCCCATGTGGCGCTTGATCGACTGGATGGTCTGCTCGGGGTTCTTGACCGCCTGGTTCTTCGCGGGCTTGCCGACAAGCCGCTCGCCGTCGTCGAACGCGACGACGGAGGGTGTCGTGCGTTCGCCCTCGGCGTTGACGATAATTTCGGGGTCGTTACCTTCCATGACCGCGAACGCGCTGTTCGTGGTCCCGAGGTCGATACCCAGAATCTTGTTGCTCGCCATCTTACCCTCTTCTACCGGATTGGGCCGGTTAAAAGTTGCTAGATGGGTCGGTCAGAGAACGCCGCGGAGTACCCTTCTGTGTACAGAATTCGAGGAGTCGTCGAGTAGCGACCGGAGCGTATAACACGTACCGCAATTCGACTGGTTCCCGCTCGGCACGAACGCGGATCGGCGTCCCGCTGCCGCCGCCTCGCAGTCCCACGGTCACCGCTCGGCTGTCCGGAGACGGTGCCCGAAGGGAACCGTCACCTACTCTTCACTGACGGTAACCTGCGCCTCTCGCAACACCTTCTCGGCCATCTCGTACCCCGGCCGATGGACCTCGGCGATCGTGCCGGCGGCCTCGTCGCTCTCGACACGGGCGAGTACTTGATGCTGTGTCGGGTCGACATCCTGTCCCGGGTCAGGCTCGATCACGTCGACGCCTTCCGCGTCGAAGGCGTCGTCGAGCTGGCGCAGCGTCGCCTCGACGCCGTCGCGGATGTCGGCGTCCTCGTCCTGTTCGAGCGCCCGCTTGAGGTTGTCCCGGACGCCGAACAGGCGGGTGACGAGATCCTCGGTGGCCCGTTGTTTCTCCTCTTCCTGGCGCTTCTCCATCCGCTTTTTGAAGTTCTGGAAGTCCGCTTGCTTGCGCTTGAGCTTCGACTCCAGTTCGTCTCGTTCCGCTTCCAACGAATCGCGATCGGCTTCGAGCTGTTCTGTCCGAGCACGCAGAGCAGCCAGTTCGCGGGCGATATCGTCCGCGCCGGCCGTTTCGACACGCTCGCGGAGGTCGTCGTCGACTTCGAACTCCCCGTCCTCGCCGACGACGTCGGTCAGGTCGATCTCGTCCGTATCGACACCCTCGGGGGCCTCTTCGAGGTCGCCAGCGGGCGCGTCACCCGATCCGTCCTCGGGTTCCGTCTCGTCCTCGGCAGCGTCCTGCTCGGTCATGGACGATCCAACGGCACGAGCGGGTAAAAGGATTCAGAAACACGACCAGTCGCGCCACGGGGAACTATATATCGAGGGGGTGACAGACGAGATATATGCAGCCTCCGTCGGCCGGTTCCGTGATCCCGGACTGTCGTGGCTCGGCGAGCGAGGGATCCCGATGAGCGACGACGCGATCTACGTCGAGCGCCGTGTCGACGGGTCACTGGACGCGGTCTGGGAGCGGACACAGGAGCCGGACGAACACGAGCGGTGGGACCTGCGGTTCTCTGAGATCGATTACCTTCCCCGCGAGGAAGGCGACCCACAGCGGTTCACCTATCGGACGGGGATCGGTTTCGGACTCGCCGTCGAGGGGACCGGCGAGTCAGTCGCCACGAACGAGGACGGCGAAGAGACCACCTCGGTCCTCTCCTTTGCCAGCGAGCAGGCTCGCTCGCTCATCACCGAGGGACGGGGGTTCTGGCGGTACGTCGAGACCGACGACGGAGTTCGGTTTCTGACGGAGTACAACTACGACACTCGCTGGGGAGCACTCGGCCGTCTGGTCGACCGGGTCGCGTTCCGCCCGCTGTTGGGGTGGGCCACTGCGCTCAGTTTCGACGTGCTGGCCCGCTGGGTCGAAGACGGGACGCCGCCGGAGACCAGCTATCGGGCGCTGCTCGCCCACGCAGTCGCTCGCGTGGGACTCGTACTGATCTGGGGCTACCAGGGTCTCGTCCCGAAACTGCTCGTCGGACACCCGGCCGAACTCGCTCCCTTCCGTCGGCTGGGCCTCGGGGCGATGGCCCAGGAGGCCGTCATCGCACTGGGCGTCCTCGAACTGGCCGTCGGGGTCGCGCTGCTGTGGCGCTGGCGCTCGGCGTGGCTGGCGTATCTCGCCGGTCTCGCCCCGGTCGGCCTGACCGCCGGAGCAGTTATCGCGGACCCAGCGGTCGCGCTCGGCCCGTACAACCCCGTCGTGACGACCATCGGGATGGCCGCGCTCGGGGTCGTCGCCGGCTCGCTCGCGGGCGATCTCCCCACGGCGCGGAACTGCCTGCGGACGCCTCCGGAGGAGTGACCGGGATGGGGGTCCCGGAGCGTGATCGGCTCCCAGCGCTGGCCGACGCCAGTGCCGTTTTCGGGGCAGCCGGCTGGCTCGCGGTCGTGCTCGCCGGCGTGTTCGGCCCGATCCGCGATATCGTCGCACTGGCGATGCTCGTTCTCGTTCCGCTCGCGCTTCGACTCGCAGACACGCCGCGACGCGACGGGACCCGGTCGGGCTGGTACCGGGCAGCCGTGGTCGGCCAGCCGGTGGCGGCCGTCGCCGGCGTGGTCTCGCTGACGCTCCCGGCGGGGACGACGGCGACGCTCGTGGCGGTGCCCTGGGCGCTTGCGACCGTGCTCGTCGCGGGCTTTGGCGCCTGGCGACTCCTCGGACGCGGCCCCTGGCCGGTCGAAGAACTGGCGGTCGACGCCGGCTTGCTCTACATCGTCGTCGGAGGCGTCGCGTTGCTGTTCGACCGCTCGGGGACCGCGCTCGTCTTCGAGCCACTCATCGTCACGCTGACCATCGTCCACTTCCACTACGCCGGCTCCGCCCTGCCGGTGCTGGCGGGGCTTGCCGGCCGGGACGCTCCCGGTGGATACCGCGGTCGGCTGCTCCGGGCGACGACCGGTATCGTCGTGATCGGCCCGGGTATCATCGGCATCGGGATCACTGCGGCCGCGCTCGATCTCCCGTTCGCGGCCGTCGTGGAGTTCGCTGGTGTCGCCGCTTTTACCGTCGCTGTCGCCGTGTTCTCGCTCTCGGTTCTCGTCGGTGTGGTTCCTCGCCGGGAGAACGGCGCTCAGCGACTGCTACTCGGTGTGGCCTCCGTCGCAGTGACGGTCTCGATGGGGTTTGCGGTCCTCTACGGGCTCGCGCGGGCGACGGGCGGGACCTACCTCGGTATCAACGCCGCGTCGTTCGACCTGATGGTCACCTACCACGGCCAGCTCAACGCCTACGCGTTCGCCCTCCCGGCGTTGGTGGGCTGGCGACTGGCGATCCCCGGCACTCGCTCCCGCCAGCCCGGCGTCGCGTTCAGTCGCCTCCACGGTGGCTGGCGTATCGGCCCGGAGTTCCTGGACCGCAGGGGAATGACGACAGACGCGGCCGTGACTGGGATGGTCACGACCGTCGACGAGTACGCACGTGCCGGGTTCGATCCCGATGCGGTGGCACCGGCGGTCACACGCTTCTACGAGCACTCCGGGAGCTACGAACTCTCCGTCGACCCGGCCTGGGACACGCCGTGGCGAACGCTCGCAGCGCTCTACCGGCCGCTCGCGGTCCGGGTGGGACAGCTCTCGGTGCCACGGCAGGCCATCGGCGGCGACGCGGTCCTCCGGGGCCGTGTCGTCGGGGTCGACACCGGCGAGGGACGGGCCGATCAGCGGGCGTGGATACGATCGAACGCCGACCGTGTCGACGACGCCCGGCGGATGACCTACGTCGGCGTCTACGATCGCTCTGTCGCCGACGACACGGCGTTTCTCCGCGTGGCGTTTCCGCTCCCGGGCGGGAACCTGACCGGACTCCTCCGCCTCGAAAACGGCGGCAGCGACGGCGACGGACTGGTGCTCTCGTCGTTCCCAACGCCGGGAAACGCCGACGACGCGGGGCTGTATCTCGTCGTCGGCGGGGTCGGCCTGCGGCTCCCGCTCAACGAACGGCTCGTCGTCGTCCCCGACGGCGACGGCGTCCACGCGACACACCGTGTCGAAGCCCTCGGTCTCAGGCTGTTCACGCTGACCTACGGTATCCAGCCGACCGACGAATCACTGATGCTGGGACCCACGGCACAGTAGCAGGGCCACGTTCACGGTCTGAACCCGAAGGCGTCGGTGTCGTATCGCAGTTGCGCGCGGTAGTCGTCCCACTCGTCGAGTTCTCGCAGGCGATATCTGGCGAACGGGGGGTTCCGGACGAGTTCTAGTTCGACGAGCCGCTGCCGCACCGGTTCGTAGAGTTCGTCCCAGTCGAGCGATCGGACCTGTTCTTCGGGCTCGCTGTCGTCTGCGACGAAGGTAACGCCGTCGTCGGTGCGTTCGATCACTCCGTACTGGAAGCGGGACCAGACGGTGTACTCCTCGAACGGGATCGACTCTGTCGGCGGACCGACCCGCCGATACTGTGCCTGGAATCGCTGGTTCGTGTCGGGACCGCCCCAGAGAACGCCTCTCGAGAGGAGTTTGATCCGTCGCTCGACGTCGACACCACCGTTGTAGACCACTCGGGCATCGGTGTACGCTCGACGCTGAAACTGCTCGCGCAGTTCCTCGCCGTGGTGGACGTCCTCTTCGTACTGATACGGTAGCGGCGTCTTCCGCGCGCGCTGGAGGATCGAGAAGCACTCGCTTCCGCCCCGTGCCGGCCCATCGGTGGCTCGCCCCCGCCAGGTCTCCGGGTCGGTCTCGTCGGGATCGACCCATCGTGCCATGCTAGCAGTTACCTATGGACGTAGATACGTGTTACTCTCCCAACAGCCGTCGGTGCCGCAGCGTTCAAGCCGCCGCCTCACGGAGTCCCCGACGTGTCGTTGACGCTCAGTTACGACAGCGGGACCGTCCGTCTGCAGGGTGACTATCCGGCCGATCTCCCTGGCGTACAGGCCGACGAGCGGTCGAAAAGTGGGCGTGCCCCCGCCTACCGGTACGCCGACCTGCGACAGGCACTCGACGAGGCCGGAGTCACGTACACGGATCGAGTGCTGTCGCTCCCCGATCTGTCGCTCTCGACGACCTACGACCTCCGAGCGTACCAGCGGACGGCACTGGACGCCTGGCACGACGCCGGCGACAGGGGGTGTCTCGAACTCCCGACCGGCAGTGGGAAGACAGTCGTCGGTATCGCCGCGGCGGTCGCCCTGGGGACGCCGACGCTCGTGGTCGTCCCGACGATCGATCTCCTGGACCAGTGGGAGCGGGAACTCGACCGGGAGTTCGACGTACCGATCGGTCGACTGGGCGGGGGCGAGCAACGCCTCGAACCCGTCACGGTCGCGACCTACGACTCTGCCTATCTCAGGGCCGACGAGATCGGCGACCAGTTCGGTCTCGTCGTCTTCGACGAAGTCCACCACCTCGGCGGTGAGGGGTACCGCGACATCGCGCGGCTCCTGGCGGCCCCGGCCAGACTGGGATTGACAGCGACCTTCGAACGACCCGACGGCGCACACGAGGTGATCGAGGATCTCGTCGGGCCGGTCGTCCACCGCATCGGCGTCGACGACCTGGCGGGCGAGCACCTCGCCGACTACGACATCAAACGGATCGAAGTGTCGTTGACACCTGCGGAACGGGAGCGCTACGAGGCCGCTCAATCGACGTTTACCGACTACCTCGCACAGTCGAATATCCGTATGGAGTCGGGGAGCGACTACCAGGAACTCGTCAAGCGGTCGGGAACCGACCCGCGCGCTCGGGAGGCGCTGCTGGCCAAGCAGCGGGCACGCGAGGTGATGATGAACGCCCAGCGGAAGGTCGATCGGCTCGGGACGCTCCTCGACCGCCACCGGGAGGACCGGATCATCGTCTTCACCGCCTACACCGATCTGGTCTATCGGCTCTCCGAGCGGTTCCTGCTGCCGGCGATCACCCACGAGACGAGCGCCGGCGAGCGCCGCGAGATCCTCGATCGGTTCCGGGAGGGCGACTACTCCCGGGTCGTCACCGCGAACGTCCTCGACGAGGGAGTGGACGTGCCCGACGCGAACGTCGCGGTGGTGCTCTCGGGGAGCGGCTCCGAACGGGAGTTCACTCAACGGCTCGGGCGGATCCTCAGACCGACCGACGACGGCTCGCGCGCACTGCTGTACGAACTGGTCACCGAGGAGACCGCCGAGGAGAACGTCGCCGCACGCCGGCGGTGACGCGGTGGAGCGCCCCGGATCGACGGAGCTGATTTGTATCGCCGGGCCGTCTCCCCCGGCGTGCTGACGAAGGAACTGCTCCGGGTCTCCCGG
Above is a window of Haloarcula halophila DNA encoding:
- a CDS encoding YndJ family protein; its protein translation is MGVPERDRLPALADASAVFGAAGWLAVVLAGVFGPIRDIVALAMLVLVPLALRLADTPRRDGTRSGWYRAAVVGQPVAAVAGVVSLTLPAGTTATLVAVPWALATVLVAGFGAWRLLGRGPWPVEELAVDAGLLYIVVGGVALLFDRSGTALVFEPLIVTLTIVHFHYAGSALPVLAGLAGRDAPGGYRGRLLRATTGIVVIGPGIIGIGITAAALDLPFAAVVEFAGVAAFTVAVAVFSLSVLVGVVPRRENGAQRLLLGVASVAVTVSMGFAVLYGLARATGGTYLGINAASFDLMVTYHGQLNAYAFALPALVGWRLAIPGTRSRQPGVAFSRLHGGWRIGPEFLDRRGMTTDAAVTGMVTTVDEYARAGFDPDAVAPAVTRFYEHSGSYELSVDPAWDTPWRTLAALYRPLAVRVGQLSVPRQAIGGDAVLRGRVVGVDTGEGRADQRAWIRSNADRVDDARRMTYVGVYDRSVADDTAFLRVAFPLPGGNLTGLLRLENGGSDGDGLVLSSFPTPGNADDAGLYLVVGGVGLRLPLNERLVVVPDGDGVHATHRVEALGLRLFTLTYGIQPTDESLMLGPTAQ
- a CDS encoding DEAD/DEAH box helicase family protein yields the protein MSLTLSYDSGTVRLQGDYPADLPGVQADERSKSGRAPAYRYADLRQALDEAGVTYTDRVLSLPDLSLSTTYDLRAYQRTALDAWHDAGDRGCLELPTGSGKTVVGIAAAVALGTPTLVVVPTIDLLDQWERELDREFDVPIGRLGGGEQRLEPVTVATYDSAYLRADEIGDQFGLVVFDEVHHLGGEGYRDIARLLAAPARLGLTATFERPDGAHEVIEDLVGPVVHRIGVDDLAGEHLADYDIKRIEVSLTPAERERYEAAQSTFTDYLAQSNIRMESGSDYQELVKRSGTDPRAREALLAKQRAREVMMNAQRKVDRLGTLLDRHREDRIIVFTAYTDLVYRLSERFLLPAITHETSAGERREILDRFREGDYSRVVTANVLDEGVDVPDANVAVVLSGSGSEREFTQRLGRILRPTDDGSRALLYELVTEETAEENVAARRR